The Aureitalea marina genome includes a window with the following:
- a CDS encoding sodium:solute symporter: MDKLISDLDLGIIGLYFVLILGIGFWVARRTKSGDDLFLGGRTLTWGVIGLSLFASNISSTTIIGLTGAAYSSGIVQSVYEWISGLPLIIAALIFVPLYLNSRITTIPEFLAKRFDRRSQVFFSVVTIFTSIIVETAGGLYAGAIVLKTFFPDIVIWQTTIVLALVAGLYTAMGGLKAVVYTDTLQAIILIVGSSILTYIMFSKLNFSISDMIAAAPEGHFSIIRPIDDETLPWPGLFLGVPLLGFWYWSTNQYIVQRVLGAKNVRHARWGVILGGFLKLIPLFIMVIPGAMAISIYTDIEKSDMVYPTMVLEALPVGLIGLVLAGLISAIMSSVDSTLNSSSTLIVIDFIKPRKPDITQKKIAYYGRVSTLVLMVIAALWAPMIENFGGLWSYLQQMYTIFVPPIVVLFLVGIFYKRGNGHGAYQTLIWGTALGILLFALGQIGLWPIHFTINAGIVVLVSAILFVFFSNRAAAPSEEVIRNYTYQPGLIDQDNQGLAWYQNYKLWAFILFLAIVAIFFLLI; the protein is encoded by the coding sequence ATGGATAAGTTGATCAGCGATCTGGATCTTGGGATCATTGGCTTGTATTTTGTGCTCATTCTCGGTATCGGTTTTTGGGTAGCCAGAAGGACCAAATCCGGAGATGATCTCTTCCTTGGTGGAAGGACGCTCACCTGGGGTGTGATCGGTCTGTCACTCTTCGCAAGTAACATATCCAGTACAACCATAATCGGGCTTACGGGTGCAGCTTATTCTAGTGGGATCGTTCAGTCGGTCTATGAATGGATATCCGGTCTGCCACTGATCATCGCAGCTCTGATCTTTGTTCCGCTCTATCTAAATTCACGGATAACGACTATTCCAGAATTCCTTGCCAAGCGCTTCGATCGCAGATCGCAGGTGTTCTTTTCTGTAGTAACAATTTTTACAAGTATCATAGTCGAAACGGCGGGTGGACTCTACGCAGGTGCCATCGTACTGAAGACCTTCTTTCCGGACATCGTTATTTGGCAAACGACCATCGTTCTGGCGCTAGTAGCCGGTCTTTATACGGCTATGGGTGGATTAAAGGCTGTGGTTTATACCGACACCTTACAGGCTATCATTCTAATCGTTGGAAGCAGCATTCTGACATACATCATGTTTAGCAAATTGAACTTCTCCATTAGTGATATGATCGCTGCTGCGCCCGAAGGTCATTTTTCCATCATCCGTCCAATAGATGACGAAACTCTTCCGTGGCCAGGTTTGTTCCTTGGGGTGCCACTGTTAGGTTTCTGGTACTGGTCCACCAACCAGTATATAGTCCAAAGGGTGCTTGGGGCCAAGAATGTCCGTCATGCCAGATGGGGTGTTATACTTGGAGGGTTCCTAAAACTGATCCCTCTCTTTATCATGGTGATCCCAGGTGCAATGGCAATCAGCATCTATACAGATATTGAGAAGTCCGATATGGTTTACCCAACCATGGTCCTTGAAGCACTGCCGGTTGGTTTGATCGGCTTAGTACTTGCCGGTTTGATTTCGGCCATCATGTCTAGTGTAGATTCCACACTGAATTCGTCTTCCACACTTATTGTAATCGATTTTATAAAACCCAGGAAGCCGGACATCACTCAGAAAAAGATAGCCTATTATGGTCGGGTCTCAACGCTTGTTTTGATGGTCATTGCCGCTTTATGGGCCCCCATGATCGAGAACTTTGGAGGACTTTGGTCCTACCTGCAGCAGATGTACACCATCTTTGTTCCGCCCATAGTTGTATTGTTCCTTGTCGGTATCTTTTACAAACGAGGAAATGGCCATGGAGCCTATCAGACCTTGATCTGGGGTACTGCCTTGGGAATACTTCTATTTGCTCTCGGACAAATTGGATTGTGGCCTATTCATTTCACTATTAATGCGGGTATAGTCGTCCTGGTGTCCGCCATACTGTTTGTGTTCTTTAGTAATCGGGCAGCTGCACCTTCTGAGGAGGTGATCAGGAACTATACCTATCAGCCTGGACTGATCGATCAGGACAACCAAGGATTAGCCTGGTATCAGAACTACAAACTGTGGGCATTTATCTTATTTTTGGCCATCGTTGCCATATTTTTCTTGTTGATCTGA
- a CDS encoding glycoside hydrolase family 13 protein, producing MSQARTWWKEGIVYQIYPRSFNDSNDDGIGDLQGIIQKLDYIASLGVTIIWLCPVYPSPNDDNGYDISDYRGIMPEFGTMEKFDQLLEGIHKRGMRLVMDLVANHSSDEHHWFKEAQSSKDNPYRDYYFWKPGKMNGPPNDWPSFFGGNAWEYDELSDEYYLHLFTRKQPDLNWENPQVRKEIQEVIRYWFEKGVDGFRMDVISVISKDLDFPDAKTDDFGSIINNNYANGSRIHEFLQEMNREVLSKYDIMTVGEGPGISLDNALDYVGADREELNMVFHFDHMFMDCGPGGKYDPVPVDFQRFKEIFSDWDSLLSDGGWGSIFLGNHDFSRLVSKFGNDSAYWQESAKLFAALLLSLRGTVYIYQGDEIGMTNVAFSSIDEYNDVETLGNWKEAEERGEDMDQFMHLVHLQSRDNARTPMQWSDKSNAGFTQGKPWLGVNPNYVDINVDLQETDPGSVLHFYRRMIAFRKENPVLVYGNYQQLDRGHSTIYAYRRWDDLSDFLVVHNCSDQSLVWDLEDWNARDFQLELSNVEGATNDLHFQPWQSKIFRKF from the coding sequence ATGTCTCAGGCTCGAACTTGGTGGAAGGAAGGAATTGTCTACCAGATCTACCCACGCTCATTTAACGATTCCAATGACGACGGCATTGGTGACCTTCAAGGAATTATCCAGAAGCTGGATTACATCGCCTCCTTAGGTGTGACTATTATTTGGCTTTGCCCGGTCTATCCATCGCCCAATGATGACAACGGCTACGATATAAGCGATTATCGCGGTATCATGCCTGAGTTTGGGACCATGGAAAAATTCGATCAACTGTTGGAAGGGATTCACAAAAGGGGGATGAGATTGGTCATGGACCTGGTGGCCAATCATTCATCTGATGAGCATCATTGGTTCAAAGAAGCACAAAGTTCAAAAGACAATCCTTACCGGGATTATTATTTCTGGAAGCCGGGAAAGATGAATGGACCACCTAATGACTGGCCATCTTTTTTTGGTGGGAACGCTTGGGAATACGACGAACTTTCAGATGAATATTATCTACACCTGTTCACTCGGAAACAACCTGATCTGAATTGGGAAAATCCCCAGGTCCGAAAGGAAATTCAAGAGGTAATAAGATATTGGTTTGAGAAGGGGGTTGACGGTTTCAGGATGGACGTGATCTCTGTTATCTCAAAAGACCTGGACTTCCCCGATGCCAAGACAGACGACTTTGGTTCCATTATCAATAATAATTACGCCAATGGATCCCGAATCCACGAATTCCTGCAGGAGATGAACAGGGAGGTATTGTCCAAATACGATATCATGACGGTGGGTGAGGGGCCTGGAATCAGTCTGGATAACGCTTTGGATTATGTGGGTGCTGATCGGGAAGAGCTCAATATGGTATTTCATTTTGACCATATGTTCATGGACTGTGGTCCCGGAGGTAAGTACGATCCTGTCCCTGTCGATTTTCAGCGCTTTAAGGAGATCTTTTCAGACTGGGATTCCCTGCTTTCCGATGGAGGCTGGGGTAGTATATTTTTAGGCAACCATGATTTCTCAAGATTGGTGTCCAAATTTGGTAATGATTCTGCCTATTGGCAGGAGTCTGCCAAACTTTTTGCAGCCTTGTTGTTAAGCTTAAGAGGAACGGTCTATATCTATCAGGGCGACGAGATCGGAATGACCAATGTGGCCTTTTCCAGTATCGATGAATACAATGATGTTGAAACCCTGGGGAACTGGAAAGAAGCGGAAGAGCGGGGAGAGGATATGGATCAATTCATGCATCTTGTACACCTGCAAAGCCGCGATAATGCCAGAACACCTATGCAATGGTCAGATAAGTCCAATGCCGGTTTCACTCAAGGGAAACCATGGTTGGGAGTGAATCCTAATTATGTTGATATCAATGTTGATCTGCAGGAAACTGATCCAGGATCTGTATTACACTTTTATAGGAGGATGATTGCCTTTCGGAAAGAAAATCCTGTCTTGGTGTATGGTAACTATCAACAGCTTGATCGGGGTCACTCCACCATTTATGCCTACAGGAGATGGGACGACCTGTCTGATTTTCTGGTAGTACACAATTGTTCAGACCAAAGTCTGGTTTGGGATTTGGAAGATTGGAATGCACGGGATTTTCAA